One genomic segment of Centropristis striata isolate RG_2023a ecotype Rhode Island chromosome 11, C.striata_1.0, whole genome shotgun sequence includes these proteins:
- the LOC131981111 gene encoding zinc finger and BTB domain-containing protein 14-like — translation MSDLLRYIDYDHKATFLKMLNQQRMEGEHCDVVVVVENIEFRAHRCVLAACSNYFKKLFKKQSDEDNSIVELDFIRSDIFEEVLNYMYTARLAVRKKDINMMMSSGQILGINFLDNLCTQKRELTNMKTRENQAPGDHGMRAQDAILKELAMEEVRKNSFYDQGMDGMGPGGSHVSQPHNYNTNMSKDPHSHGWGSSSSSDMKLEYLLYGHRDHGSCQSTGAKPMDHNAKKERLLTANRPYACEHCPKAFTTAAHLKEHLKIHSGFKPHRCVVCGKAFIRGPDLKRHERVHSNERPFACQMCEKAFKHKSHLKDHERQHRGERPFNCGSCDKAFIKASDLKRHWNTMHSGNPRRQMSLSPAASQHGQAEATDQRDWKMETGPHSHNSGDC, via the coding sequence ATGTCTGATTTACTGAGATATATCGACTATGACCACAAAGCCACCTTTCTGAAGATGCTCAATCAGCAGAGGATGGAAGGGGAGCACTGtgatgtggtggtggtggtggaaaaCATAGAGTTCAGGGCTCACCGCTGTGTCTTGGCAGCCTGCAGCAACTACTTCAAAAAGCTCTTTAAGAAGCAGAGCGACGAGGACAACTCCATCGTTGAGTTGGACTTCATCCGCTCTGATATCTTTGAAGAGGTGCTCAATTACATGTACACAGCCCGGCTCGCCGTGAGGAAGAAGGACATCaatatgatgatgtcatccgGCCAGATCCTGGGTATCAACTTCCTGGACAACCTGTGTACCCAAAAACGTGAGCTGACCAACATGAAGACCCGGGAGAACCAGGCGCCGGGTGACCACGGGATGCGAGCTCAGGACGCCATCCTGAAGGAGCTGGcgatggaggaggtgaggaagaACAGCTTCTACGATCAGGGGATGGATGGCATGGGGCCCGGGGGCTCTCACGTGTCTCAGCCGCACAACTATAACACCAACATGAGCAAAGATCCTCACAGCCACGGCTGgggctcctcttcctccagcgACATGAAGCTGGAGTACCTCCTGTACGGCCACCGTGACCACGGCTCCTGCCAGAGCACAGGTGCCAAGCCCATGGACCACAACGCCAAAAAGGAGCGGCTGCTCACCGCCAACCGCCCCTACGCCTGCGAGCACTGCCCCAAAGCCTTCACCACCGCCGCCCACCTCAAGGAGCACCTGAAGATCCACTCGGGCTTCAAGCCTCACCGCTGCGTTGTGTGCGGCAAGGCCTTCATCAGGGGCCCCGACCTCAAGAGGCACGAGAGGGTCCACAGCAACGAGAGGCCCTTCGCTTGCCAAATGTGCGAAAAGGCCTTCAAGCACAAGTCCCACCTGAAAGACCACGAAAGGCAGCACCGGGGCGAGCGACCATTCAACTGTGGCTCCTGTGACAAAGCTTTCATCAAAGCGTCGGATCTGAAGCGCCACTGGAACACCATGCACAGCGGCAACCCCCGCAGACAGATGTCCCTGTCCCCCGCCGCGTCCCAGCACGGCCAGGCAGAGGCCACTGACCAGAGAGACTGGAAAATGGAGACCGGGCCACACTCGCATAACTCGGGGGACTGTTGA